One stretch of Tenacibaculum sp. MAR_2010_89 DNA includes these proteins:
- a CDS encoding response regulator: MKVLVIDDQELVLLPIEKRLTAMGYNVKVETNGIEGKKLFDSFNPDLVIIDINMPEISGLDIVEYIREEARSATPIMVLSGSVDDNNIIKGFELGINDYMKKPLSLNEICARTKHLIGAPQINKKEVTYSNRVIIQKRGVGVVIPCYNEEERLLKEEFLSFIDEYTGYYLCFVNDGSTDKTLEALERLKVGREDYITVYNCEQNGGKAEAVRQGMLYLSENKSLDYIGFLDADLSTDFNDFEDLVASIEGSDFKIVSGSRIQRMGANIAKDSARAIISMTINFIIRKILSMDFKDTQCGAKIFDKDVVQLLFGKKFMTKWLFDVEIFMRMRKKFTLAKAKQMISEMPLKRWVHVDGSKLSMKDSIKIVFQLGQIFFGYRGKTV; the protein is encoded by the coding sequence ATGAAAGTACTAGTAATAGATGATCAAGAATTAGTGTTGCTCCCTATAGAAAAGAGGTTAACAGCAATGGGGTATAATGTAAAGGTTGAAACTAATGGAATAGAAGGTAAAAAACTATTTGATTCTTTTAATCCTGATTTAGTAATTATAGATATTAATATGCCTGAGATTTCAGGGTTAGATATTGTTGAGTACATAAGAGAAGAAGCAAGATCAGCAACACCAATAATGGTTTTATCAGGTAGTGTAGATGATAATAATATAATCAAAGGGTTTGAGTTAGGAATTAATGATTATATGAAAAAACCATTAAGTTTAAATGAAATTTGTGCAAGAACTAAGCATTTAATTGGAGCTCCACAAATAAATAAAAAAGAAGTTACATATAGCAATAGAGTTATTATTCAAAAAAGAGGAGTAGGAGTTGTAATTCCGTGTTACAATGAAGAAGAAAGACTTTTAAAAGAAGAATTTTTAAGTTTTATAGATGAGTATACGGGGTATTATTTATGTTTTGTAAACGATGGTAGCACTGATAAAACATTAGAGGCATTAGAAAGGTTAAAAGTAGGAAGAGAAGACTATATAACTGTATATAATTGTGAACAAAATGGAGGTAAAGCAGAAGCAGTAAGACAAGGAATGTTGTATCTGTCTGAAAATAAATCGTTAGATTATATTGGATTCTTAGATGCTGATTTATCAACAGATTTTAATGATTTTGAAGATCTGGTAGCTAGTATTGAAGGGTCTGACTTTAAAATTGTTAGTGGGTCAAGAATTCAGAGAATGGGAGCTAATATAGCTAAAGATTCAGCTAGGGCAATTATAAGTATGACTATCAATTTTATAATAAGAAAAATATTGTCAATGGACTTTAAAGATACTCAATGCGGTGCTAAAATTTTTGATAAGGATGTTGTTCAGTTACTCTTTGGTAAAAAATTTATGACTAAATGGTTGTTTGATGTAGAAATATTTATGAGAATGAGGAAAAAATTTACATTAGCAAAAGCAAAACAAATGATATCAGAAATGCCTTTAAAAAGATGGGTTCATGTTGATGGTTCTAAATTGTCAATGAAAGATTCGATAAAAATTGTTTTTCAATTAGGTCAAATATTTTTTGGATATAGAGGTAAAACTGTTTAA